The Planctomycetota bacterium genome has a window encoding:
- a CDS encoding PQQ-binding-like beta-propeller repeat protein encodes MTHLARRLLCRSSLALVATTSLLLAGGCGSSGPKEPVRPSVSVETIRPGSFRVAWNASLDTVKNGRVDGLYLRDDLLFAYTDDKVVQSFNSSSGRSRFIRQIVGPRDVLYPPVVLPSLGRVPGIDRLITFATASGFVVVNDDGLVVRETSLRRGLTTAPTGSAGIIYVGSADDNGGRLLKVDPLLPAGNILDRVLLDGPLNGRPAAFGAFVYAADLTGNVYGMTEGLAQAWPIREFETEPGRGVNADVVVDDFGVYVSGTDGTLHVLSRDRGRIVWRFFAGRPLYQRAVPTRDWVYQPMGDSGVAALPKFEGSTNSREPAWVAREARDFLSHDDANVYLLLASGRIGAFDKETGDKVFESRRSDFSRYARNVDGSRIYAATRAGEIVAIEPVLGSGEVGRTVMLDRKTPDAIAMLGQ; translated from the coding sequence ATGACGCACCTTGCCCGCCGCCTTCTCTGCCGCTCGTCGCTTGCACTGGTGGCGACGACATCGCTGCTGCTCGCCGGCGGCTGTGGTTCGTCGGGCCCGAAGGAACCTGTTCGCCCGAGCGTGTCGGTCGAGACGATTCGCCCCGGCAGCTTCCGCGTCGCCTGGAACGCCAGCCTCGACACGGTCAAGAACGGCCGAGTCGACGGGCTCTACTTGCGCGACGATCTACTGTTCGCATACACGGACGACAAGGTCGTTCAGAGCTTCAACAGCTCCAGCGGCCGATCGCGATTCATTCGGCAGATCGTCGGGCCGCGGGATGTTCTCTATCCGCCGGTGGTCTTGCCGTCGCTGGGTCGCGTTCCCGGCATCGATCGGCTGATCACGTTCGCTACTGCGAGCGGCTTCGTCGTCGTCAACGACGACGGGCTCGTCGTGCGGGAGACGTCGCTGCGTCGTGGCCTGACGACCGCGCCGACCGGATCGGCGGGAATCATCTACGTCGGATCGGCCGACGACAACGGTGGCCGACTGCTGAAGGTCGATCCGTTGCTGCCCGCGGGCAATATCCTGGATCGCGTGCTGCTAGACGGCCCGCTGAATGGCCGTCCGGCGGCGTTCGGTGCGTTCGTCTACGCGGCCGACCTGACGGGCAACGTCTACGGCATGACCGAAGGTCTCGCTCAGGCGTGGCCGATCCGCGAGTTCGAGACGGAGCCAGGTCGAGGCGTGAATGCGGACGTCGTGGTCGACGACTTCGGCGTCTACGTCTCCGGCACCGACGGCACGCTCCACGTTCTCTCGCGCGATCGTGGCCGGATCGTCTGGCGTTTCTTTGCGGGTCGACCGCTCTACCAGCGTGCAGTGCCGACGCGAGATTGGGTCTACCAGCCAATGGGCGACTCGGGCGTTGCCGCCCTTCCGAAGTTTGAAGGCAGCACCAACAGCCGCGAGCCGGCCTGGGTGGCTCGTGAAGCCCGAGACTTCCTCAGCCACGACGACGCCAACGTTTACTTGCTTCTTGCGAGTGGCCGGATTGGTGCGTTCGACAAGGAGACGGGTGACAAGGTGTTCGAGAGCCGTCGCAGCGACTTTTCTCGCTACGCGCGGAACGTCGACGGCTCACGGATTTACGCCGCCACGCGTGCGGGCGAGATCGTCGCCATCGAGCCTGTCCTCGGCAGCGGCGAGGTCGGCCGAACCGTAATGCTCGATCGCAAGACGCCTGACGCGATCGCTATGCTCGGGCAGTGA